One genomic segment of Pseudomonas sp. RU47 includes these proteins:
- a CDS encoding efflux RND transporter permease subunit: MNFSQFFISRPIFAAVLSLLILIAGAISLFQLPISEYPEVVPPTVVVRANFPGANPKVIGETVAAPLEQAITGVENMLYMSSQSTADGKITLTITFALGTDLDNAQVQVQNRVTRTEPKLPEEVTRIGITVDKASPDLTMVVHLTSPDKRYDMLYLSNYAILNIKDELARLNGVGDVQLFGMGDYSLRVWLDPNKTASRNLTATDVVTAIREQNRQVAAGQLGAPPAPNAQSFQLSVNTQGRLVSEEEFENIVIRAGDNGEITRLKDIARVELGSSQYALRSLLDNQPAVAIPIFQRPGSNAIDISNDVRGKMDELKKNFPQGMDYSIVYDPTIFVRGSIEAVVHTLFEALILVVLVVILFLQTWRASIIPLVAVPVSLIGTFAVMHLFGFSLNALSLFGLVLAIGIVVDDAIVVVENVERNIELGLTPVEATKRAMREVTGPIVATALVLCAVFIPAAFISGLTGQFYKQFALTIAISTVISAFNSLTLSPALAAVLLKSHDAPKDRFSKVLDKIFGGWLFRPFNRFFDRASHGYVGTVRRVIRSSGIALLLYAGLMVLTFFGFSSTPTGFVPGQDKQYLVAFAQLPDASSLDRTEEVIKRMSDMALKQPGVESAVAFPGLSINGFTNSPNAGIVFVTLKPFDERKDPSMSAGAIAGALNGQYANIQEAYMAIFPPPPVQGLGTIGGFRLQIEDRGNLGYDELYKETMNIINKSHSVPELAGLFTSYTVNVPQVDAAIDREKAKTHGVAVSDIFDTLQIYLGSLYANDFNRFGRTYQVNVQAEQQFRLESDQIGQLKVRNNKGEMIPLATFIKVSDTSGPDRVMHYNGFITAEINGAAAPGYSSGQAEKAIEKLLKDELPNGMTYEWTDLTYQQILSGNTALFVFPLCVLLAFLVLAAQYESWSLPLAVILIVPMTLLSAITGVIISGGDNNIFTQIGLIVLVGLACKNAILIVEFAKDKQEEGLDPLAAVLEACRLRLRPILMTSFAFIMGVVPLVFSSGAGAEMRHAMGVAVFSGMLGVTFFGLLLTPVFYVLIRNFVERGEARKAAKALKLEAQQ; this comes from the coding sequence ATGAATTTTTCCCAATTCTTCATTTCACGGCCGATCTTCGCAGCGGTGCTGTCGCTGCTGATCCTGATCGCCGGTGCGATCTCGCTGTTCCAGCTACCGATCAGCGAATACCCGGAAGTCGTGCCGCCAACCGTGGTCGTGCGTGCCAACTTCCCGGGCGCTAACCCTAAAGTCATCGGTGAAACCGTGGCCGCTCCGCTGGAGCAGGCCATCACCGGCGTCGAGAACATGCTGTACATGTCCTCGCAGTCGACCGCCGACGGCAAGATCACCCTGACCATCACTTTCGCTCTGGGCACTGATCTGGACAATGCGCAGGTGCAGGTGCAAAACCGGGTGACTCGTACCGAGCCGAAACTTCCCGAGGAAGTGACGCGCATCGGTATCACCGTCGACAAGGCTTCGCCTGACCTGACCATGGTTGTGCACTTGACCTCCCCGGACAAGCGCTACGACATGCTCTACCTGTCCAACTACGCAATCCTCAACATCAAGGATGAGCTGGCTCGTCTGAACGGTGTCGGTGACGTGCAGCTGTTCGGTATGGGCGACTACTCGCTGCGTGTCTGGCTTGACCCGAACAAGACCGCTTCGCGCAATCTGACCGCTACCGATGTAGTGACCGCGATTCGTGAGCAGAACCGTCAGGTCGCGGCCGGTCAATTGGGTGCGCCCCCTGCCCCGAATGCCCAGAGCTTCCAGCTGTCGGTCAACACTCAGGGCCGACTGGTCAGCGAGGAAGAATTCGAGAACATCGTCATTCGCGCAGGCGACAACGGTGAAATCACTCGCCTCAAGGACATCGCTCGCGTTGAACTGGGCTCCAGCCAATATGCGCTACGTTCGTTGCTGGACAACCAGCCGGCGGTGGCCATCCCGATCTTCCAGCGTCCAGGCTCCAATGCCATCGACATCTCTAACGATGTTCGCGGCAAGATGGACGAGCTGAAGAAAAACTTCCCGCAAGGCATGGACTACAGCATCGTCTATGACCCGACGATTTTCGTGCGCGGCTCGATCGAGGCGGTGGTTCACACCCTCTTCGAAGCACTGATCCTCGTGGTACTGGTGGTGATCCTGTTCCTGCAAACCTGGCGCGCCTCGATCATTCCGTTGGTGGCGGTGCCGGTATCGTTGATCGGTACGTTTGCGGTGATGCACCTGTTCGGCTTCTCGCTCAATGCGCTGTCGCTTTTCGGCCTGGTACTGGCGATCGGTATCGTGGTGGACGACGCCATCGTGGTGGTGGAGAACGTCGAACGGAACATCGAACTCGGACTGACACCGGTCGAAGCCACCAAACGGGCGATGCGTGAAGTGACCGGCCCGATCGTTGCCACGGCGCTGGTGCTGTGTGCGGTGTTCATTCCGGCGGCCTTCATCTCCGGTCTCACCGGGCAGTTCTATAAGCAATTCGCACTGACCATCGCCATTTCGACGGTGATCTCGGCGTTCAACTCGCTGACCCTGTCGCCAGCACTGGCCGCTGTATTGCTGAAAAGCCACGACGCACCGAAAGACCGCTTCTCCAAAGTGCTCGACAAGATCTTCGGTGGCTGGCTGTTCCGTCCGTTCAACCGTTTCTTCGATCGTGCCAGCCATGGCTACGTCGGCACCGTGCGCCGGGTTATCCGTAGCAGCGGCATCGCCCTGCTGTTGTACGCAGGCCTGATGGTGCTGACCTTCTTCGGTTTCTCCAGCACGCCGACCGGTTTCGTACCCGGCCAGGACAAGCAATACCTGGTGGCCTTCGCGCAACTGCCGGATGCTTCGAGCCTGGATCGCACCGAAGAAGTGATCAAGCGCATGTCGGACATGGCGCTGAAACAGCCAGGCGTGGAAAGCGCCGTAGCGTTCCCGGGTCTGTCGATCAACGGCTTCACCAACAGCCCGAACGCCGGCATCGTCTTCGTGACCCTGAAACCGTTCGACGAACGTAAAGACCCGAGCATGTCCGCCGGTGCAATCGCCGGTGCCTTGAACGGCCAATACGCGAACATTCAAGAGGCATACATGGCGATCTTCCCGCCACCGCCAGTACAAGGTCTGGGCACCATTGGTGGTTTCCGTCTGCAAATCGAAGACCGGGGCAACCTGGGCTACGACGAGCTGTACAAAGAAACCATGAACATCATCAACAAGAGCCACAGCGTGCCGGAACTGGCCGGCCTGTTCACCAGCTACACGGTGAACGTGCCACAGGTCGATGCCGCCATCGACCGTGAAAAAGCCAAGACCCACGGCGTGGCCGTCAGCGACATCTTCGACACCCTGCAGATCTACCTGGGTTCGCTGTATGCCAACGACTTCAACCGCTTCGGGCGTACCTATCAGGTCAACGTTCAGGCCGAACAGCAGTTCCGCCTCGAATCCGACCAGATCGGCCAGCTGAAAGTACGCAACAACAAAGGCGAAATGATCCCGCTGGCGACCTTCATCAAGGTCAGCGACACCTCGGGCCCGGATCGCGTGATGCACTACAACGGTTTCATCACCGCAGAAATCAACGGCGCGGCTGCCCCGGGCTACAGCTCCGGCCAGGCGGAAAAAGCCATCGAGAAACTGCTGAAAGATGAACTGCCGAACGGCATGACCTACGAGTGGACCGACCTGACCTACCAGCAGATTCTGTCCGGCAACACCGCGCTGTTCGTGTTCCCGCTCTGCGTATTGCTGGCGTTCCTGGTACTGGCCGCTCAATACGAAAGCTGGAGCCTGCCACTGGCGGTGATCCTGATCGTACCGATGACCCTGCTGTCGGCCATCACCGGTGTGATCATCTCCGGCGGTGACAACAACATCTTCACCCAGATCGGCTTGATCGTACTGGTGGGATTGGCGTGTAAGAACGCGATTCTGATCGTCGAGTTCGCGAAGGACAAACAGGAAGAAGGCCTCGACCCGCTCGCAGCGGTACTGGAAGCCTGCCGTCTGCGTCTGCGGCCGATCCTGATGACCTCTTTCGCGTTCATCATGGGTGTGGTGCCACTGGTGTTCTCCAGCGGTGCCGGTGCCGAGATGCGTCACGCCATGGGTGTGGCGGTGTTCTCCGGGATGCTCGGGGTGACCTTCTTCGGTCTGTTGCTGACGCCAGTGTTCTACGTACTGATCCGTAACTTTGTCGAACGCGGCGAAGCCCGCAAAGCGGCCAAAGCTCTGAAACTGGAGGCGCAACAATGA
- the mexE gene encoding multidrug efflux RND transporter periplasmic adaptor subunit MexE, translating into MEQSLKHLRFPLAMLAVLVMSACGKTPETAATMPAAKVSVAKVLEQPVNEWDEFTGRLEAPETVEIRPRVSGQIDEVAFTEGALVKKGDLLFQIDPRPFQAEVRRLEALVAQSRANATRSENEAGRGERLRASNAISAELADSRTSAAQEARAAVGALQAQLDLAKLNLSFTRVTAPISGRVSRAEITAGNLVTADTTPLTSVVSTDRVYAYFDADERVFLKYTQLARNGQRGATTPVYMGLSNEDGNPHLGQMNFVDNQVNPKTGTIRGRAVFDNRDGTYTPGLYARLKLVGSGTYNAMLINDEAVGTDLGKKFVLVMDADNKTAYRAVELGPKIEGLRIVRNGLNKDDTIIVKGLQRVRPGSPVTPEVVPMASEQTIAALAQQRQALEASNLPKVAPAKGASGSVVKLAATTPRG; encoded by the coding sequence ATGGAACAGTCACTCAAACATTTGCGCTTCCCGTTGGCCATGTTGGCCGTACTGGTGATGAGCGCCTGCGGCAAGACTCCGGAGACTGCCGCCACTATGCCCGCTGCGAAAGTCAGCGTGGCCAAGGTGCTGGAACAACCGGTCAACGAGTGGGACGAATTCACCGGGCGCCTCGAAGCGCCAGAAACCGTTGAAATCCGTCCACGGGTCTCCGGCCAGATTGACGAGGTGGCTTTCACCGAAGGCGCACTGGTCAAGAAAGGCGACCTGCTGTTCCAGATTGACCCGCGCCCGTTCCAGGCTGAGGTGCGCCGCCTCGAAGCACTGGTCGCCCAATCCCGCGCCAACGCCACCCGCAGCGAAAACGAAGCCGGTCGTGGTGAACGTCTGCGTGCCAGCAACGCCATTTCCGCCGAACTGGCCGACTCGCGCACCAGCGCCGCTCAAGAAGCCCGCGCCGCCGTCGGTGCCCTGCAAGCGCAACTGGACCTGGCCAAACTGAACCTCAGCTTCACCCGCGTAACCGCGCCGATCAGTGGCCGCGTCAGCCGTGCCGAGATCACCGCCGGTAACCTGGTGACTGCCGACACCACCCCGCTGACCAGTGTGGTGTCCACCGACCGCGTTTATGCCTACTTTGACGCTGACGAGCGTGTGTTCCTCAAATACACCCAACTCGCCCGTAACGGTCAGCGCGGCGCGACCACCCCGGTGTACATGGGCCTGTCCAACGAAGACGGCAACCCGCACCTCGGCCAGATGAACTTCGTCGACAACCAGGTCAACCCGAAAACCGGCACCATCCGGGGTCGCGCGGTATTCGATAACCGCGACGGCACCTACACCCCGGGCCTGTATGCACGGCTGAAACTGGTCGGCAGCGGCACCTACAACGCCATGCTGATCAACGACGAAGCCGTCGGTACCGACCTGGGCAAGAAGTTCGTACTGGTGATGGATGCGGACAACAAAACCGCGTACCGCGCCGTCGAACTGGGTCCGAAAATCGAAGGCTTGCGCATCGTCCGTAACGGCCTGAACAAGGACGACACGATCATCGTCAAGGGTCTGCAACGGGTTCGTCCTGGCTCGCCGGTCACCCCAGAAGTGGTGCCGATGGCCAGCGAACAGACCATCGCGGCACTCGCTCAACAACGTCAAGCGCTGGAAGCCAGCAACCTGCCCAAAGTCGCCCCTGCCAAAGGTGCGTCCGGTTCGGTTGTGAAGCTGGCTGCTACGACCCCACGCGGTTAA